The following proteins come from a genomic window of Phnomibacter ginsenosidimutans:
- a CDS encoding GNAT family N-acetyltransferase has protein sequence MIIPANATHVDFAQIICDEYESSAKARGTGIAKRSPDYVKQKMLEGKSIIAFEKATGIWAGFCYIETWSHGEYVANSGLIVSPQYRKAGLAKSIKAEIFKLSRKLYPEAKIFGLTTGLAVMKINSDLGYEPVTYSELTQDDAFWAGCKSCVNYDILMSKERKNCMCTAMLYDPKDHYQPEETAEMFRENSKVYERWLRIKQTWRGILGKKNEAAGKEKKSLLMSLFLHW, from the coding sequence TTGATTATACCAGCCAATGCTACGCATGTAGACTTTGCGCAAATCATATGCGACGAATACGAAAGCAGTGCCAAAGCCCGGGGCACGGGGATTGCCAAGCGCAGTCCTGACTACGTAAAACAAAAAATGCTGGAAGGCAAATCGATCATCGCCTTTGAAAAAGCCACCGGTATTTGGGCAGGCTTTTGCTATATCGAAACCTGGAGCCACGGCGAGTATGTGGCCAACAGTGGCCTCATTGTATCGCCACAATACCGCAAGGCCGGACTGGCCAAATCCATTAAAGCGGAGATTTTTAAGCTGAGCAGAAAACTGTATCCGGAAGCCAAAATTTTTGGCCTCACCACAGGACTGGCAGTGATGAAAATCAACAGCGACCTGGGCTACGAGCCGGTTACCTACAGCGAACTGACACAGGATGATGCCTTTTGGGCTGGCTGCAAAAGCTGTGTGAACTACGACATTCTGATGAGTAAGGAACGCAAAAACTGCATGTGCACTGCCATGCTCTACGATCCCAAAGACCATTATCAGCCAGAAGAAACCGCCGAAATGTTTCGGGAAAACAGCAAGGTGTACGAACGCTGGCTGCGCATTAAGCAAACTTGGCGGGGTATACTGGGTAAAAAAAATGAAGCCGCCGGCAAAGAGAAAAAGTCTTTGCTGATGAGTTTGTTTTTGCATTGGTAA
- a CDS encoding HAD family hydrolase gives MALEAVIFDMDGTLVDSLPYHHQSWEVFLRSKAFT, from the coding sequence ATGGCATTAGAAGCAGTCATATTCGATATGGATGGCACACTGGTAGATAGTTTGCCTTATCACCATCAGTCATGGGAAGTGTTTTTGCGCAGCAAGGCATTCACATGA
- a CDS encoding argininosuccinate synthase: MSTAKKVVLGFSGGLDTTYCVKYLSEDKGYEVHSVIVNTGGFSAAELQQIEAHAYKLGVKSHTTVDAVKPYYDRIIKYLVYGNVLKNNTYPLSVSAERLMQALHIAEHAKNLQADAVAHGSTGAGNDQVRFDMIFHIMIPGVEIITPIRDMKLSREVEIEYLKSKGVDMNFEKAAYSINKGLWGTSVGGRETLNSKEWLPESAWPTQVTETGTRNLELGFDKGQLISVDGQSFAHPVDAINHLHSIAAPYGVGRDIHVGDTIIGIKGRVGFEAAAPMIIIKAHHLLEKHVLTKNQLSWKDQLSLFYGNWLHEGQIMDPVMRNIEAFFESTQHNVTGKVFVQLQPYHFQVTGIESAYDLMSSKFGKYGEMNTGFTGDDVRGFSKIFGNQTVIWHKVNEE; encoded by the coding sequence ATGAGCACAGCCAAAAAAGTAGTATTGGGATTTAGTGGTGGCCTCGATACCACCTACTGCGTAAAATACCTGAGTGAAGACAAGGGTTATGAAGTACACAGTGTGATTGTAAACACGGGTGGTTTTAGTGCTGCTGAACTGCAGCAGATTGAAGCCCATGCGTACAAGCTGGGTGTAAAAAGCCACACTACCGTAGATGCGGTAAAGCCTTACTACGACCGCATTATCAAATATCTGGTGTATGGCAATGTGCTCAAAAACAATACGTACCCGCTGAGTGTGAGTGCCGAACGCCTGATGCAGGCCCTGCACATAGCCGAGCATGCCAAAAACCTGCAGGCCGATGCGGTAGCACATGGCAGCACCGGTGCCGGCAACGACCAGGTGCGATTCGATATGATTTTTCATATCATGATTCCCGGTGTAGAAATCATTACGCCCATCCGCGACATGAAGCTGAGCCGTGAGGTAGAAATTGAGTACCTCAAAAGCAAAGGCGTGGACATGAATTTTGAGAAAGCCGCTTACTCCATCAACAAGGGTTTGTGGGGCACCAGCGTGGGTGGCCGCGAAACCCTCAACAGCAAAGAGTGGTTGCCCGAAAGCGCCTGGCCTACACAGGTAACAGAAACCGGCACCAGAAATTTGGAGTTGGGCTTCGACAAAGGTCAGCTCATCAGTGTAGATGGTCAATCGTTTGCTCATCCGGTAGATGCCATCAACCATTTGCACAGCATTGCTGCACCCTACGGTGTGGGCCGCGATATTCATGTGGGCGATACCATCATTGGCATTAAAGGCCGGGTGGGTTTTGAGGCTGCTGCACCCATGATCATCATCAAAGCACACCACCTGTTGGAAAAACACGTACTCACCAAAAACCAACTGAGCTGGAAAGATCAGCTGTCATTGTTCTACGGCAACTGGCTGCATGAAGGGCAGATTATGGATCCGGTGATGCGCAATATTGAAGCCTTCTTTGAAAGCACACAGCACAATGTAACCGGAAAGGTATTTGTGCAATTGCAGCCATACCATTTCCAGGTGACTGGTATTGAAAGTGCTTACGACCTCATGAGCAGCAAGTTTGGCAAGTACGGTGAAATGAACACCGGCTTTACAGGCGATGATGTGCGTGGCTTCAGCAAAATCTTTGGCAACCAAACAGTGATTTGGCACAAGGTGAATGAAGAATAG
- a CDS encoding acetylornithine carbamoyltransferase: MKQFISVHDVPSVKEMVEQALAYKANPLQDKQLGANKRIGLLFLNPSMRTRLSTQVAAANLGMESIVFNVGGEGWKLEFEDEAIMSGDTVEHVKDAAPIMGKYFDMLAIRTFPSLQNKADDYSELYINQFIKYAGIPIVSLESATLHPLQSLTDITTMTESLRKNPLPAGRKPKVVLTWAPHVKPLPQCVANSFAQWVNAWDGPNGEGVDFVITHPEDYELDEQFTKGATITHNQDEALKDADFVYVKNWSTYNDYGKIYCNDPDWMLNNEKLALTNNAKVMHCLPVRRNVELSDEILDGPNSLVTEEAGNRVWAAQAVLAALLSK; encoded by the coding sequence GTGAAACAGTTTATTTCCGTGCATGATGTGCCTTCGGTGAAGGAAATGGTGGAGCAGGCGCTGGCCTACAAAGCCAATCCATTGCAAGACAAACAACTGGGTGCGAACAAACGCATCGGTTTGTTATTCCTCAATCCGTCGATGCGTACAAGATTGAGCACACAGGTTGCTGCGGCTAATTTGGGCATGGAATCAATCGTGTTTAATGTAGGTGGCGAAGGATGGAAGCTGGAATTTGAAGACGAAGCCATTATGAGCGGCGATACCGTAGAGCACGTGAAAGATGCCGCCCCAATCATGGGTAAGTATTTTGATATGCTGGCCATTCGCACATTTCCATCCTTGCAAAACAAAGCGGATGATTACAGCGAACTCTACATCAATCAATTCATCAAATACGCAGGCATACCTATTGTGAGTTTGGAGAGTGCTACGTTGCACCCATTGCAATCTCTCACGGATATTACCACTATGACGGAGTCGCTGCGGAAAAATCCATTGCCTGCAGGTCGTAAGCCCAAGGTTGTGCTCACCTGGGCACCACACGTAAAACCACTGCCGCAGTGTGTGGCCAACAGCTTTGCCCAATGGGTAAATGCATGGGATGGCCCCAATGGAGAGGGCGTTGATTTTGTGATTACTCATCCTGAAGATTATGAACTGGATGAACAGTTTACCAAAGGCGCAACCATTACACACAATCAGGATGAAGCATTGAAAGATGCCGACTTTGTGTATGTAAAAAACTGGAGCACCTACAACGACTACGGAAAAATTTACTGCAATGATCCGGACTGGATGCTCAACAATGAAAAGCTGGCGCTGACGAATAATGCCAAAGTGATGCATTGCCTGCCGGTGCGCCGCAATGTGGAACTGAGTGATGAAATTTTGGATGGCCCGAATAGTTTGGTTACAGAAGAAGCCGGCAACCGGGTATGGGCAGCACAAGCGGTACTGGCAGCATTGTTAAGTAAGTAG
- a CDS encoding aspartate aminotransferase family protein — MKLFDVYPINDITIERAAGSYVWDNNGVQYLDMYGGHAVISIGHTHPHWVRRIEEQLNKIAFYSNSVRIPIQQQLAEKLAQVSGKTDYQLFLVNSGAEANENALKLASFHNGRKKIVAFSKAFHGRTSLAVAVTDNPKIVAPVNETDNVIFLPFNDAAALKACFQQQGEDIAAVIIEGIQGVGGIVEADASFLTLIRELCDTHGAVYIADSVQCGYGRTGQFFAHDIAGVNADIYTMAKGMGNGFPIGGILIAPHILPKHGMLGTTFGGNHLACAAALAVLEVIEKENLISMAKQRGMYIKSQLQKIAGIENIRGRGLMIGFDPPESLKELRKVLLNDFNVFTGEAKPNVVRLLPSLALSRKQADEFLEALQEAIAAVQEKEEE; from the coding sequence ATGAAACTTTTCGACGTTTATCCAATTAATGACATCACCATTGAAAGAGCAGCCGGCAGCTATGTGTGGGATAACAATGGTGTACAGTACCTCGATATGTATGGCGGCCATGCAGTCATCAGCATTGGCCATACACATCCGCATTGGGTGCGCCGCATAGAAGAACAACTCAATAAAATTGCGTTCTATTCCAATTCTGTCCGCATTCCTATTCAACAGCAGTTGGCAGAAAAGTTGGCTCAGGTGAGTGGCAAAACCGATTACCAATTGTTTTTGGTCAACAGTGGGGCAGAAGCTAACGAGAACGCATTGAAGCTGGCATCTTTTCACAATGGTCGTAAGAAAATCGTTGCTTTCAGCAAAGCTTTTCATGGTCGTACCTCACTGGCAGTAGCCGTTACCGACAATCCGAAAATTGTAGCGCCAGTCAACGAAACTGATAATGTTATTTTTCTTCCCTTTAACGATGCGGCAGCATTAAAAGCCTGCTTTCAACAACAAGGCGAAGACATCGCAGCCGTTATCATCGAAGGTATTCAGGGCGTAGGTGGAATTGTAGAAGCTGATGCGAGTTTCCTGACACTCATTCGTGAATTGTGTGATACACATGGTGCCGTGTACATAGCTGATAGTGTGCAGTGTGGCTATGGCCGTACCGGTCAGTTTTTTGCGCATGATATTGCTGGCGTCAATGCCGACATCTATACCATGGCCAAAGGAATGGGCAATGGTTTTCCTATCGGAGGTATTTTAATTGCACCACATATTTTGCCCAAGCATGGCATGCTCGGTACCACTTTTGGTGGCAATCATTTGGCATGCGCTGCTGCTTTGGCGGTGTTGGAAGTGATAGAGAAAGAAAACCTCATCAGCATGGCGAAGCAACGCGGCATGTACATCAAAAGTCAGTTGCAGAAAATTGCCGGTATAGAAAACATTCGCGGTCGTGGTTTGATGATTGGCTTTGATCCGCCCGAGTCGTTGAAAGAGCTGCGCAAAGTATTGCTCAATGATTTCAATGTATTTACAGGTGAAGCAAAACCCAACGTTGTTAGATTGCTGCCATCGCTGGCGCTGAGCCGCAAACAGGCCGATGAATTTTTGGAAGCCCTGCAGGAAGCGATTGCGGCTGTGCAGGAGAAAGAGGAGGAGTAG
- a CDS encoding cupin domain-containing protein, producing the protein MSNRKNIIVSDAAPLEQYKWGNDCDAYVLVDQPELSVKLEQMPVGACELVHFHRHCQQFFYVLAGEASMEIDNDAIQLKQSEGVLIAPGAKHRICNHGSSTLRFVVTSQPAVGTDRIAV; encoded by the coding sequence ATGAGTAATAGAAAAAACATTATCGTATCCGACGCAGCACCGCTTGAGCAATACAAGTGGGGCAATGATTGTGATGCGTATGTTTTGGTTGATCAACCTGAGTTGAGTGTGAAGCTGGAGCAAATGCCGGTGGGTGCTTGTGAGCTGGTACATTTTCACCGTCACTGTCAGCAGTTTTTTTATGTATTGGCCGGCGAAGCCAGCATGGAAATTGATAACGACGCCATTCAGTTGAAGCAAAGTGAAGGCGTGTTGATAGCGCCGGGTGCAAAGCATCGCATTTGCAACCATGGCAGTAGCACTCTACGTTTTGTGGTGACCAGTCAGCCCGCTGTTGGTACCGACAGGATAGCCGTTTAA
- the argC gene encoding N-acetyl-gamma-glutamyl-phosphate reductase, with translation MKIRAGIIGGAGYTGGELIRLLINHPQVELSFVQSGSNAGNPLHQVHADLLGDTDQTFAATHHFDIDVLFFCAGHGEAKKFVQANDIPATVKLIDIGNDFRLHADAVQGERTFIYGLPELNKAQIATAQNIANPGCFATAIQLGLLPLAKAGLLTEVYTTGITGSTGAGQSLSATSHFSWRANNIQAYKTLTHQHLGEITESLQQLQSSFDKVGGVNFVPWRGDFTRGIFISSTLPCDLELAEAYALYEDFYAGAAFTHVTRSAVFLKQVVNSNKCIIQLEKIGNKLVVHSVIDNLLKGASGQAVQNMNLLFGLDEKTGLNLKATYF, from the coding sequence ATGAAAATCAGAGCAGGCATTATTGGTGGTGCAGGATATACGGGGGGCGAACTGATTCGTTTGCTCATCAACCATCCGCAGGTAGAACTGAGCTTTGTGCAAAGCGGTAGCAATGCCGGCAATCCTTTGCATCAGGTACATGCCGATTTGCTGGGCGATACGGATCAAACATTTGCCGCTACGCATCACTTCGATATCGATGTACTGTTTTTCTGCGCCGGTCACGGCGAAGCCAAAAAGTTTGTGCAGGCAAATGACATTCCTGCTACTGTAAAACTGATTGACATTGGCAACGACTTTCGCTTGCATGCCGATGCGGTGCAAGGTGAACGCACCTTTATTTATGGTTTACCCGAATTGAATAAGGCGCAAATCGCAACAGCGCAAAACATAGCCAACCCCGGTTGTTTTGCAACCGCCATTCAGTTGGGGTTATTGCCACTGGCAAAAGCCGGTTTGCTGACAGAAGTTTATACTACGGGCATCACAGGCAGCACCGGTGCAGGCCAAAGCCTGAGTGCCACTTCGCATTTCAGCTGGCGTGCCAACAACATACAGGCGTACAAAACGCTGACGCATCAGCACTTGGGTGAAATCACCGAATCGTTACAGCAGTTGCAATCCTCTTTTGACAAAGTTGGGGGTGTAAATTTTGTGCCCTGGCGGGGCGATTTCACCAGAGGTATTTTTATTTCGAGCACCTTGCCCTGCGACCTCGAACTGGCAGAAGCCTATGCTTTGTATGAAGACTTTTACGCAGGGGCGGCATTTACCCATGTTACCCGTTCAGCTGTGTTTTTAAAGCAGGTGGTCAACAGCAACAAGTGCATCATTCAGTTGGAGAAAATCGGCAACAAACTGGTGGTGCATTCTGTGATCGACAACCTGCTGAAAGGCGCCAGCGGCCAGGCTGTGCAGAACATGAATCTGCTATTTGGCTTAGATGAAAAAACAGGACTCAATCTTAAAGCAACATATTTCTAG
- a CDS encoding HAD family hydrolase gives MGSVFAQQGIHMTPEEFDRIHHGTLFDIMPRIFGDHLTDEESFRLGSMKEAAFRELYKDEIKPIDGLIDWLEQLKATGLKVGLATAADFSNADFTVDAIHIRHYFDCIVTSDIVKEGKPSPAVYLYAAQQLQVNPANCLVFEDTASGIQAATAAGMKVIGVATSLSEEAMQQLPVQKVIKDYCSLATHHITSLF, from the coding sequence ATGGGAAGTGTTTTTGCGCAGCAAGGCATTCACATGACACCCGAAGAATTTGACCGCATTCATCATGGCACATTGTTCGACATTATGCCCCGCATTTTTGGCGATCATTTGACGGATGAAGAATCGTTTCGCCTGGGCAGCATGAAAGAAGCGGCTTTCAGAGAATTATACAAAGATGAAATCAAACCCATCGATGGATTGATTGATTGGTTGGAACAATTAAAAGCTACGGGATTGAAAGTCGGACTGGCTACAGCAGCTGATTTTTCTAATGCTGATTTTACTGTAGATGCCATTCATATCCGCCATTATTTCGACTGCATTGTAACGAGTGATATTGTGAAAGAAGGAAAGCCGTCGCCGGCAGTGTATTTGTATGCAGCACAACAGTTGCAGGTAAATCCCGCCAATTGTTTAGTATTCGAAGACACTGCATCTGGTATTCAGGCAGCCACAGCAGCTGGCATGAAAGTAATTGGTGTGGCTACCAGTTTATCGGAAGAAGCCATGCAGCAATTGCCTGTACAAAAAGTTATCAAAGATTATTGTTCGCTTGCCACACATCATATCACTTCTTTATTCTAA
- the argB gene encoding acetylglutamate kinase: protein MKQPLFVIKIGGNVIDDEAKLALFLQDFARIQHPCILVHGGGKIATRIGDQMGIASNYVDGRRITDDDTIDIVTMVYGGLVNKKIVAQLQALGCNAIGLTGADANMMPATKRPVKTIDYGWVGDVTPQQIAATTLQGLLQLGLQPVFAPLTHDSAGHILNTNADTIASSLAIALSEYYTVRLLYCFEKKGVLENVDDDNSVIASITQHNYQQLKDEGKLFAGILPKIDNAFAAIHAGVHEVLIGHADDLLQNTTEKTSGTLIK, encoded by the coding sequence ATGAAGCAACCATTATTCGTCATCAAAATAGGCGGCAATGTGATAGATGATGAAGCCAAGCTGGCTTTGTTTCTGCAAGATTTTGCCCGCATTCAGCATCCCTGCATTTTGGTACATGGTGGTGGTAAAATTGCGACCCGTATTGGTGATCAAATGGGCATTGCATCAAACTATGTAGACGGTCGACGAATTACGGATGATGATACCATTGATATTGTAACCATGGTGTACGGTGGGTTGGTCAACAAAAAAATTGTAGCACAGTTACAAGCTTTGGGTTGCAATGCCATTGGCCTTACCGGTGCCGATGCCAACATGATGCCGGCTACCAAGCGTCCTGTAAAAACCATTGACTATGGTTGGGTGGGCGATGTAACGCCGCAACAAATTGCAGCCACTACGCTGCAAGGCTTGCTGCAACTGGGTTTGCAGCCTGTGTTTGCACCACTCACTCACGACAGTGCAGGACACATACTCAACACCAATGCAGATACTATTGCATCTTCTTTGGCTATTGCGTTGAGTGAATACTATACTGTAAGGTTGTTGTATTGCTTCGAAAAGAAAGGAGTATTGGAAAATGTGGATGATGACAATTCTGTTATTGCCAGCATCACCCAGCACAACTACCAACAGCTGAAAGATGAAGGCAAATTGTTTGCGGGCATATTGCCAAAGATTGACAATGCTTTTGCTGCCATACATGCTGGTGTGCACGAAGTATTGATTGGCCATGCAGATGACCTGTTACAAAACACAACTGAAAAAACATCGGGTACATTGATAAAATAA